A window of Nicotiana sylvestris chromosome 8, ASM39365v2, whole genome shotgun sequence genomic DNA:
TTTGGGTGAGGGAGGCTAAGAATTTGCCAAACATGGATTTATTTCATAAGAAATTGGATAATTTGATTGGAGGATTGGCAAAACTTGGCAGTAAAAAGGAAGGCGCCACGAAGATTACTAGTGATCCTTATGTTACAGTTTCAGTATCTAATGCTGTGGTTGCTAGAACATATGTGATTACCAATAGCGAAAATCCGGTTTGGATGCAACACTTTTATGTACCAGTAGCACATTATGCACCAGAAGTTCACTTTGTTGTTAAAGATAATGATGTTGTAGGATCTCAAATTATAGGTGCTGTTGGAATTCCGGTAGAGCGACTATGTTCTGGTGAATTCATTGAGGGAACATTTCCAATTCTAAATGGTAGTGGGAAGCCTTGTAAGGAAGGAGCTGTCTTGACTTTATCAATTCAATTCACTCCAATGGAGAGGGTACCTCTTTATTATGGTGGTGTAGGAGGAGATCACGAGTATAAGGGTGTGCCGGGAACTTATTTCCCGCTCAGAAGAGGCGGAAAAGTAACACTTTATCAAGATGCTCATGTACCCGAAGGCAGCCTTCCGAATTTGTGGCTTGAAAATGGAGTGCAGTATAAGCATGGACAGTGTTGGCAGGATATGTTCAATGCAATAAATCAGGCTCGTCGGTTGATTTACATTACAGGATGGTCAGTGTACCACCTAGTTACACTTGTTAGGGATAATGGAAAAGCTGAGGAAAGCATGTTAGGGGAAATTCTCAAGAGGAAATCCCAAGAAGGTGTGAGAGTACTGCTTCTCATATGGGATGATCCTACCTCTTCGAAGAGCATCTTGGGATACAAAAGTGTAAGTACCTACAAAACAGTTCTCTTTTTTGCttaccaaaatttcaatttcttttctctGTTTTCGTTGACCAATATGAGTTAGGTAATCACTTTCGTTTTTTTACTGTACTTGAGAAACATAGATAGAATGCTTAATTCAGTTATTGGATAATCCAGACTAATTTTTATATGTATGCCATTCAGGAATAAGCAACTAATTAGTATCATCTAACATAGATTCAACCTACATTCGAGTTGATGGTTACTTAAACATGTACCATTACTTTTTAGCTTGAATTCTTACTCTATGTGCCATTAAGAGTGAACAACCAGATTGTATTATATTATCATTGTGTGGCGTTAAATATTGCAAGTAATATCCTATTGACTCAAGTCAGAAGCTTTATTCAGTGGTTCAAGCAGTGAATATCTTGTTCTGCGATGCCTAAAGAAAGCCTTAACAGTATGACTTATTTGTGACATGTAGGAAGGAATCATGGGAACTAGTGATGAAGAAACTCGTCGCTACTTTAAGCATTCTTCAGTGCACGTGCTACTTTGTCCCCGTTCTGCTGGAAAAGGGCACAGCTGGGTCAAAAAACAGGTTCACTTCTGACATATGACTTATGCATTACCGTATTTAATTACCATTTCTGAAATTCTTGTATTCCTCAACCATATCATGTTAGCAACTCCTGTACTTGCATCTCCAATTCTCACGGTTCTCATGGCACTGAATATAGATTGATTGATAAATGGTTAAGTTTCTGAAGTTTATATTTTCTCAAGTATATTCATGTTGTCTTATATCTTCTCGTGTTCGATGTATGTGTCTATGTTCTTTCTCTGATATGGCTTGGGGGTCATCTCCCTAGTCAAAGGACCGCAAACACCACAAATGACTCGGTCATATGATGAGGTATCCACTTCCAATTCAAGATTTTGCACAAATTAGAAGATACCATTACCTGCTTGATAAATATTTTGGACAATGCTGCCAATATCGTAATATTGAAACAAAGTAGTAGTGTATACATGCGCTAATTGTAGTGTTCAGGAAAATACAGAGAAAGGAGAATGGTGAAAATAGAAGATAATATTAAAGCTGCAAGCCTATACAAGAATGACTTGAAAATAGTCTATATTTCAAGCGAAAAGAAGCAGGAAGTACGCTAATAGTTCAGGAGCTGATAGATTTCTGCCATCTTGAATACTATATGGTCGTCTTTGTTCTACTCCAACATTCAAAAAGCTTATTTTCACATTGTACTTGTGTTTTTACCTGACTCTGGTAgtccatatatatatagcttCAGGTGGATAATATGTATTACTGCTGAGGTCTAACCTTATTTCTAAGGAAGTTGAGGTTGGATCTGTCCTTGGACCATAGCAATTCTCAACCATCGCAGCTAGTAAATGCACTTGGTCCCTAAGGTGCCAGGTTAACTAGGACTAAGAAATTTTTCTAGAATGATTATATTCCCTTATATAGTTTCTTCTTCTTGCCTGAGTAATTATTTCTGAAGCACTTGTCTTCTGAGATTGGTTTAGGTATTGAGCCGCTTTGATTTTTGTCATCAGGAAACTGGAACAATATACACACATCATCAGAAAACTGTAATAGTGGATGTGGATGCTGGTAATTACCAGAGAAAGATTATCGCTTTCGTTGGTGGCCTTGATTTGTGCAAAGGGCGTTATGATACTCCACAACACCCTATCTTTAAAACATTGCAAAATGTGCACAAAGATGACTATCATCAGCCTAACTACACGGTAATACTTGAATGTCTATGATTCATTACTTTTTACTTAAATTCCTGTTTGTGTGACTAATTAAGTGGAAACTTTTGATATATTTGTCTTTTTACATAACGTTATAAGTCCCTCTGGAAAAGGTGTAGGCTAGCTTCTTATAACAAGCAATTGCAATTTGATCTTTGTCATCATGATCTGTTTGTTTCATATTATCTTTTCTTGAACTTTGACAGGGCCCTACTACCGGTTGTCCTAGAGAACCTTGGCATGATTTACATAGTCGGATCGAGGGGCCTGCTGCATATGATGTCCTAACTAACTTCGAGGAGCGCTGGTTGAAGGCTTCAAAGCGCCATGGACTTCAAAAGATGAAAGCTTCACAAGATGATGCATTACTCCAACTTGACAGGATTCCCGACATATTAAAAATAGCTGATGTCCCTTGCCTAGGAGAAGATGATGCAGATACGTGGCACGTGCAGGTACTTAAAAGTTGAATCTAGCATTGCTTGTTAAGTTCCCTTTTGTTTGCCTCTGACTAACGTTGTTTCGCATGCAGATTTTCCGGTCGATTGACTCCAACTCTGTTAAAGGTTTCCCCAAAGATCCCAAAGAAGCCACTAACAAGGCAAGATATTTGCTTCTAAATGTTTC
This region includes:
- the LOC104217796 gene encoding phospholipase D beta 1-like, with the translated sequence MAHLSYSDSISSQHGQGVQVLPFKTSTGSLRVLLLHGNLDIWVREAKNLPNMDLFHKKLDNLIGGLAKLGSKKEGATKITSDPYVTVSVSNAVVARTYVITNSENPVWMQHFYVPVAHYAPEVHFVVKDNDVVGSQIIGAVGIPVERLCSGEFIEGTFPILNGSGKPCKEGAVLTLSIQFTPMERVPLYYGGVGGDHEYKGVPGTYFPLRRGGKVTLYQDAHVPEGSLPNLWLENGVQYKHGQCWQDMFNAINQARRLIYITGWSVYHLVTLVRDNGKAEESMLGEILKRKSQEGVRVLLLIWDDPTSSKSILGYKSEGIMGTSDEETRRYFKHSSVHVLLCPRSAGKGHSWVKKQETGTIYTHHQKTVIVDVDAGNYQRKIIAFVGGLDLCKGRYDTPQHPIFKTLQNVHKDDYHQPNYTGPTTGCPREPWHDLHSRIEGPAAYDVLTNFEERWLKASKRHGLQKMKASQDDALLQLDRIPDILKIADVPCLGEDDADTWHVQIFRSIDSNSVKGFPKDPKEATNKNLVCGKNVLIDMSIHTAYVKAIRAAQHFIYIENQYFLGSSYNWNNYQDLGANNLIPMEIALKIANKIRANERFSVYIIVPMWPEGVPTSTATQRILFWQHNTMQMMYETIYKALVEVGLENTYEPQDYLNFFCLGNREVQEDGNNTVVKSSKPTTPQELSQKSRRFMIYVHSKGMIVDDEYVILGSANINQRSLEGTRDTEIAMGSYQPHHTWATKHSRPHGQVYGYRMSLWAEHTGTLEQCFEHPESLECVRRIRVFGEHNWLQYAADEVTEMRGHLLKYPVEVDRTGKVKSLPGCETFPDIGGKIIGTFTGVQENLTI